A window of the Lactuca sativa cultivar Salinas chromosome 7, Lsat_Salinas_v11, whole genome shotgun sequence genome harbors these coding sequences:
- the LOC111884730 gene encoding photosystem II 10 kDa polypeptide, chloroplastic, translated as MAAAAISTSLNLKPSSITGLQKPAAKGLPSLTKTSFKIQASGIKKIKTDTPYGTGGGMQLRDGVDASGRKPTGKGVYQFVDKYGANVDGYSPIYNEDEWAPSGDVYAGGTTGLLIWAVTLAGILGGGALLVYSTSALAQ; from the exons ATGGCAGCCGCAGCCATCTCCACCTCTCTTAACCTCAAACCTTCTTCCATCACCGGCCTCCAGAAGCCGGCGGCGAAAGGCCTTCCTTCACTTACCAAAACCTCCTTCAAGATTCAAGCCAGCGGTATCAAGAAGATCAAAACCGACACGCCTTAcg GAACTGGAGGAGGTATGCAACTGAGAGATGGTGTAGATGCATCCGGAAGGAAGCCAACT GGAAAGGGTGTTTACCAGTTTGTTGATAAGTATGGTGCTAATGTTGATGGATACAG TCCTATCTATAATGAAGACGAATGGGCACCAAGTGGTGATGTCTATGCTGGGG GGACGACAGGGTTGTTGATATGGGCTGTTACCTTGGCTGGAATTCTAGGAGGAGGTGCTCTTCTAGTCTACAGCACAAGTGCTTTGGCACAGTAG
- the LOC111884742 gene encoding DNA repair protein recA homolog 1, chloroplastic, producing MDMVFCSKPHCFGSQLQPYQQSIVSPSPLSSFQSKTLNFARSISLFAAKKTRVISNLDSRVNGALSSDPDSSFLDRQKALEAAMNDINNSFGKGSVTRLGSLGGALVETFPSGCLPLDLALGGGLPKGRIVEIYGPESSGKTTLALHAIAEVQKLGGNAMLVDAEHAFDPSYSKALGVDVENLIVCQPDNGEMALEIADRMCRSGAVDLICIDSVSALTPRAEIEGEIGMQQMGLQARLMSQALRKMSGNASKAGCTLIFLNQIRYKIGVYYGNPEVTSGGIALKFFASVRLEIRPIGKIKSVKGDEDIGLKVRVRVQKSKVSRPYKQAEFEIIFGEGASKLGCVLDCAEMMDIVLKKGSWYSFQDQRLGQGRDRALQYLRENLPLCDEIEKLVRSAMMDGNGQAVTSYARNSTPIHEEDELLEELQ from the exons ATGGATATGGTGTTCTGTTCAAAACCCCATTGCTTTGGTTCCCAACTACAGCCGTATCAGCAATCCATCGTTTCACCTTCACCTCTTTCTTCCTTTCAATCCAAAACCCTTAATTTTGCCCGCTCAATATCTCTGTTTGCCGCCAAAAAAACAAGGGTTATTTCCAATCTTGATTCTCGAGTCAATGGTGCTCTTTCATCTGACCCTGATTCTAGCTTTCTGGACAGG CAAAAAGCATTGGAAGCTGCAATGAATGATATCAACAACTCATTCGGGAAAGGAAGCGTGACGAGACTTGGCAGCCTTGGTGGAGCTCTTGT TGAAACATTCCCAAGTGGCTGTCTTCCTTTAGACCTTGCATTAGGTGGTGGCCTACCTAAAGGGAGAATTGTAGAG ATTTATGGACCTGAAAGTAGTGGAAAAACCACCTTAGCACTACACGCCATTGCAGAAGTGCAG AAGCTAGGAGGGAATGCAATGCTTGTAGATGCAGAACATGCTTTTGATCCATCATATTCCAAAGCATTAGGAGTTGATGTGGAAAATCTTATTGTTTGCCAACCAGACAACGGAGAAATGGCACTAGAAA TTGCAGATCGCATGTGTAGATCTGGTGCAGTTGATCTCATTTGCATTGACTCTGTCTCAGCTCTTACTCCACGTGCTGAGATTGAA GGCGAAATTGGAATGCAACAAATGGGTTTACAAGCACGGCTTATGAGTCAAGCATTGCGTAAAATGTCAGGGAATGCATCAAAAGCTGGATGCACTCTTATCTTTCTTAATCAAATCAGATACAAG ATTGGAGTGTATTATGGAAATCCAGAAGTTACAAGTGGAGGTATTGCCTTGAAGTTTTTTGCATCTGTTCGACTTGAAATACGGCCTATAGGGAAGATAAAGTCT GTCAAAGGTGATGAGGACATTGGGCTTAAGGTTCGAGTAAGAGTTCAGAAGAGTAAG GTTTCTAGGCCATACAAGCAAGCAGAGTTTGAAATTATATTTGGAGAGGGAGCAAGCAAATTG GGATGCGTATTAGATTGTGCTGAAATGATGGACATTGTGTTGAAAAAGGGCTCTTGGTATAGCTTTCAAGATCAAAG GTTGGGGCAAGGAAGAGATCGGGCATTGCAGTATTTGAGAGAAAACCTTCCTCTTTGTGATGAGATTGAAAAg CTTGTGAGGTCTGCAATGATGGATGGAAATGGGCAAGCAGTTACTTCATATGCCCGAAACTCAACACCAATCCATGAAGAAGATGAATTACTTGAAGAGCTACAATGA